Proteins encoded within one genomic window of Triticum aestivum cultivar Chinese Spring chromosome 2D, IWGSC CS RefSeq v2.1, whole genome shotgun sequence:
- the LOC123054690 gene encoding beta-glucosidase BoGH3B, whose protein sequence is MPGVAPPQTPRRLLAARAWPALRITVAAVSRAPRRPPHRTHLTSPARCGALSSPSSTSPVWPEQKQYSDFCSPAGMAAAEGQGEERPLYKDPSAPVEARVRDLLGRMTLREKAGQMAQIELSVASPRALAELGVGSLLNGGGRPPCDGASPSDWAGVVDGMQRLALSSRLAVPIIYGIDAVHGNNNVIGATIFPHNVGLGASRDPELVRKIGEATALEVRATGMHWTFAPCVAVCRDSRWGRCYESYSEDPDIVRSFTTIVAGLQGQPPADHPHGYPFLHSVRENVLACAKHYVGDGGTHKGINEGNTICSLDDLERIHMKPYPDCISQGVATIMASFSQWNGEPLHASHHLLTDVLKGKLGFQGFVVSDWEGIDHLCEPRGSDYRHCIAQAVNAGMDMVMIPFRFEKFLEDLVFLVETGEIPLSRIDDAVERILRVKFVSGVFEHPFSDPALLNVIGCKEHRLLAREAVRKSLVLLKNGKNRKEPFLPLAKNAKRILVAGTHADNIGYQCGGWTIAWHGDSGKITPGTSILEAIQESVEVETEVVYEECPIDATIEAGKFSYAIVVVGEVPYAESLGDRTDLSIPFNGSDLITRVASKVPTLVIVISGRPLVIEPQVLEKVDALVAAWLPGSEGMGVADCLFGDHDFVGTLPVTWFRSDDQLPINTGGANYGPLFPSGYGLKCSEATEI, encoded by the exons ATGCCCGGCGTGGCGCCGCCTCAAACACCTCGCCGGCTGCTCGCCGCTCGCGCCTGGCCCGCCCTACGCATTACGGTGGCAGCGGTATCCCGAGCTCCCCGTCGACCACCACATCGCACGCACCTCACCAGCCCGGCGCGATGCGGCGCGCTGAGCTCCCCATCGTCGACATCCCCTGT GTGGCCGGAACAAAAGCAATACTCTGACTTTTGCTCACCGGCCGGCATGGCGGCAGCGGAAGGCCAAGGCGAGGAGCGGCCGCTGTACAAGGACCCATCGGCGCCGGTGGAGGCGCGCGTGCGCGACCTGCTGGGCCGCATGACGCTGCGGGAGAAGGCGGGGCAGATGGCCCAGATCGAGCTCTCCGTGGCGTCGCCCCGCGCCCTCGCGGAGCTCGGCGTCGGCAGCCTCCTCAACGGCGGCGGCAGGCCGCCCTGCGACGGCGCCTCCCCGTCCGACTGGGCCGGCGTGGTCGACGGCATGCAGCGCCTCGCCCTCTCGTCCCGCCTCGCCGTCCCCATCATCTACGGCATCGATGCCGTCCACGGCAACAACAACGTCATCGGCGCCACCATCTTCCCCCACAACGTCGGACTCGGAGCCTCCAG GGACCCGGAGCTTGTGCGGAAGATCGGCGAGGCGACGGCGCTCGAGGTTCGCGCCACCGGCATGCACTGGACCTTCGCCCCCTGCGTCGCC GTTTGTAGGGATTCGAGGTGGGGGAGATGCTACGAGAGCTACAGCGAGGACCCAGACATCGTGCGctccttcaccaccatcgtcgcCGGCCTGCAGGGCCAGCCACCGGCAGACCACCCTCATGGCTACCCGTTTCTCCATTCGGTTAG GGAGAATGTGCTTGCGTGTGCCAAGCATTACGTAGGGGATGGTGGCACTCACAAGGGGATCAATGAAGGGAACACCATTTGCTCTCTAGACGATTTGGAAAGGATCCACATGAAACCTTACCCTGATTGTATAAGTCAAGGGGTGGCAACGATCATGGCATCCTTTTCTCAATGGAATGGGGAGCCATTACATGCCAGCCACCATTTGCTCACAGATGTTTTAAAGGGCAAGTTAGGCTTCCAG GGTTTTGTGGTGTCGGACTGGGAAGGTATTGACCATCTTTGCGAGCCTCGAGGGTCCGATTATCGACATTGCATTGCCCAAGCAGTTAATGCTGGAATGGATATG GTTATGATACCTTTCAGATTTGAGAAATTCTTGGAAGATCTCGTGTTCTTGGTGGAGACGGGGGAGATACCTTTATCACGAATTGATGACGCCGTTGAGAGGATTCTAAGAGTTAAGTTTGTATCTGGAGTTTTTGAGCATCCATTTTCAGATCCAGCTCTACTTAATGTAATTGGTTGCAAG GAGCATCGGCTGCTAGCACGTGAGGCTGTTCGAAAGTCTTTGGTACTTTTGAAAAATGGCAAGAATCGGAAGGAACCATTCCTTCCCTTAGCCAAAAATGCAAAAAGAATACTCGTCGCAGGGACACATGCTGACAATATTGGATACCAGTGCGGTGGGTGGACAATAGCTTGGCATGGTGATAGTGGAAAGATTACTCCTG GTACAAGCATATTAGAGGCCATACAAGAATCTGTGGAAGTGGAAACTGAAGTTGTGTATGAAGAATGCCCAATAGATGCTACCATTGAAGCGGGCAAATTTTCCTATGCAATTGTCGTAGTTGGTGAGGTTCCCTATGCAGAAAGCTTGGGGGATAGAACCGACCTTAGCATTCCATTCAATGGTTCCGATCTTATTACTCGTGTTGCCAGTAAAGTCCCTACCCTAGTGATTGTTATTTCTGGAAGGCCCTTAGTTATTGAGCCGCAAGTTCTTGAGAAGGTAGATGCTCTAGTTGCTGCTTGGCTGCCTGGAAGTGAAGGAATGGGAGTTGCTGATTGCCTCTTTGGAGACCATGATTTTGTGGGAACATTGCCTGTAACTTGGTTTAGGTCTGATGATCAACTTCCTATAAATACTGGAGGTGCTAACTATGGTCCATTATTTCCGTCTGGATATGGGCTGAAATGTTCAGAAGCGACGGAGATTTAG
- the LOC123050153 gene encoding cysteine proteinase inhibitor 6-like produces MRTTSFLLVVVAAIIYAISVPAIGCGESMGNQLWKTTGVNGWEPMKNINDKHIQELGHWAVLEFNKRVNCVLKFNKVVSGRQQLMSGMNYELIIDVTHFEGKDGKYKAELHEQVLTKKRQLLSFMKVN; encoded by the coding sequence ATGAGGACAACCAGTTTCCTGCTCGTCGTTGTTGCTGCGATCATTTATGCCATTAGTGTACCAGCCATAGGTTGTGGTGAATCGATGGGAAACCAATTGTGGAAAACGACAGGAGTGAATGGATGGGAACCAATGAAGAACATAAATGACAAACACATCCAGGAGCTTGGCCACTGGGCGGTGTTGGAATTCAACAAGCGCGTGAACTGCGTGCTCAAGTTCAACAAGGTGGTGAGTGGTAGACAACAACTCATGTCTGGCATGAACTACGAGCTCATCATTGATGTGACACACTTTGAGGGGAAAGATGGAAAATACAAGGCAGAGTTGCACGAGCAGGTGTTAACCAAGAAACGCCAACTTCTCTCCTTCATGAAGGTGAACTAA